The following coding sequences lie in one Panicum virgatum strain AP13 chromosome 6N, P.virgatum_v5, whole genome shotgun sequence genomic window:
- the LOC120678725 gene encoding ATP-dependent Clp protease adapter protein CLPS1, chloroplastic-like — translation MAAAVPSRVALSAASRFPNRHAVAGDRSCIYKGRCQSLAIPMALSAAAPGKGGVLDRPVEKTTPGRQSEFDVKKKRKMTPPYRVILHNDNHSRREYVVQVLMKVIPGMTVDNAVNIMQEAHVNGLSVVIVCSQSEAEEHCTSLRGNGLRSSIEPASGGC, via the exons aTGGCGGCCGCGGTGCCCAGCCGTGTCGCGCTCTCGGCGGCGAGCCGCTTCCCCAATCGCCACGCGGTGGCAG GGGATAGATCATGCATTTACAAGGGAAGGTGCCAAAGTCTTGCAATCCCTATGGCTCTGTCAGCAGCTGCACCAGGCAAAGGTGGTGTGCTTGATCGACCGGTAGAGAAAACTACTCCTGGTCGTCAGTCTGAATTTGATGTGAA GAAAAAGCGCAAGATGACGCCCCCATACCGTGTCATCCTGCACAACGACAACCACAGCAGGCGCGAGTATGTTGTCCAGGTCCTGATGAAAGTGATCCCGGGGATGACTGTGGACAATGCGGTGAACATCATGCAGGAGGCGCACGTGAATGGGCTCTCGGTGGTGATCGTCTGCTCCCAGTCCGAGGCCGAGGAGCACTGCACGTCGCTCAGGGGCAACGGCCTGCGGAGCTCGATTGAGCCCGCcagcggtggctgctga